In a single window of the Luteibaculum oceani genome:
- a CDS encoding vWA domain-containing protein encodes MGKSKIGNIVFALIGVLLCFILWQYYYHRFEYKHGAFFWFLPIIPLLAIHFVWRQNQQIAKVNLPSFNFIAKENLFSKGFFRTSLHGFKWIALTLLIIALARPQSKDSYRNVSTEGIDIIIALDVSASMLAKDFTPNRLESAKDVAMDFISKRTNDRIGLVVYEGEAFTQCPITTDHRVLNSMLKEINTGLLEGGTAIGMGLATSVNRLRESDAKSKVIILLTDGVNNRGEIDPITSAELAKEFGVKVYTIGVGSRGKALSPVSIYPNGQYKYEYIDVKIDELTLEKIAFQTGGKYYRATSEAALREIYDNIDKLEKTEIKVTEYAQRNEEFAPFILAALALLCIEIILKSTWFRSIP; translated from the coding sequence ATGGGTAAGTCTAAAATTGGAAATATTGTTTTTGCACTAATTGGTGTGCTACTCTGCTTTATACTGTGGCAATATTATTACCACCGATTTGAATACAAGCATGGAGCATTCTTTTGGTTTTTACCAATAATTCCCTTGCTCGCCATTCACTTCGTTTGGCGACAAAACCAGCAAATTGCCAAGGTAAACCTCCCCTCTTTTAATTTTATAGCCAAGGAAAATCTCTTTAGTAAAGGATTTTTCAGGACCAGCCTACACGGTTTTAAATGGATAGCCCTTACCCTGTTAATCATTGCCTTGGCAAGACCACAGAGCAAAGATTCTTATCGAAATGTTAGTACAGAAGGGATAGATATAATTATAGCTCTGGATGTATCCGCCTCTATGTTGGCAAAGGACTTTACCCCAAACCGACTTGAGTCCGCTAAGGACGTGGCTATGGATTTTATCTCTAAACGAACCAACGATAGAATTGGGTTGGTTGTGTACGAAGGCGAAGCTTTTACCCAGTGTCCTATTACCACAGACCACCGCGTGTTAAATTCCATGCTAAAGGAAATAAACACGGGACTATTAGAAGGTGGAACAGCAATAGGAATGGGATTGGCAACATCTGTTAACCGACTGCGAGAAAGTGATGCTAAAAGCAAGGTGATTATCCTTTTGACCGATGGGGTAAATAACCGAGGAGAAATAGATCCTATAACCTCAGCAGAGTTAGCAAAGGAATTCGGAGTTAAAGTGTACACCATTGGTGTAGGTTCTCGAGGCAAAGCCCTATCCCCTGTTTCTATTTATCCTAATGGCCAGTATAAGTACGAGTATATAGACGTGAAAATCGATGAGCTTACTTTAGAAAAGATTGCTTTCCAAACTGGAGGTAAATACTATCGGGCAACGTCTGAGGCTGCGCTGCGTGAGATTTACGACAACATCGATAAACTGGAGAAAACGGAAATAAAAGTAACCGAATATGCCCAGCGAAATGAGGAGTTTGCCCCCTTTATACTTGCTGCTTTGGCCCTTTTATGTATCGAAATAATATTAAAAAGCACCTGGTTTAGAAGTATTCCATAA